A portion of the Stigmatopora argus isolate UIUO_Sarg chromosome 15, RoL_Sarg_1.0, whole genome shotgun sequence genome contains these proteins:
- the rpl13a gene encoding large ribosomal subunit protein uL13 — MTQFPPARVFYHGRPRASFFSLVMADRFNKVLLLDGRGHLLGRLAAIVAKQTLLGHKVVVVRCEGINISGNFYRNKLKYLAFLRKRMNTNPSRGPYHFRAPSRIFWRTVRGMLPHKTKRGQAALERLKVFDGVPPPYDKRKRMVVPAALKVVRLKPTRKFALLGRLAHEVGWKYQAITATLEEKRKQKAKLRYNKKKATIRLTKLATKNVESQIAKYTDVLKQFGVLV; from the exons ATGACGCAATTTCCGCCCGCCCGTGTCTTTTACCACGGGCGTCCCCGCGCTTCTTTCTTTTCGCTCGTCATGGCGGACCGCTTCAATAAG GTTCTGCTACTAGATGGCAGGGGCCATCTGCTTGGTCGCCTGGCTGCCATCGTTGCCAAGCAGACCTTGCTGG GGCACAAAGTTGTAGTGGTGAGGTGTGAAGGCATCAACATCTCTGGCAATTTCTACAGGAACAAAC TGAAGTACCTGGCTTTCCTGCGCAAGAGAATGAACACCAATCCCTCTCGCGGCCCGTACCACTTCAGAGCTCCTAGCAGGATCTTCTGGAGGACGGTTAGAG GCATGCTGCCCCACAAAACCAAGAGAGGCCAGGCCGCTCTGGAGAGGCTGAAGGTGTTCGACGGGGTCCCCCCACCCTACGACAAG aGGAAGCGCATGGTGGTTCCAGCTGCTCTTAAGGTTGTGCGACTGAAGCCCACGCGTAAG TTTGCCCTTCTTGGACGTTTGGCCCATGAGGTGGGCTGGAAGTATCAGGCCATCACAGCCACGCTGGAGGAGAAGAGGAAACAGAAAGCCAAACTGCGCTACAACAAGAAAAAGGCCACCATCAGGCTGACCAAATTGGCAACGAAGAACGTCGAGAGCCAAATCGCAAAGTACACAGATGTTCTCAAACAATTTGGCGTTCTTGTCTGA
- the atp5if1b gene encoding ATPase inhibitor B, mitochondrial: MYLQTRAKPGVTPVIVILPPSFANMARFLRPNIRGLFSLQQRMSSDQLGELGKGAGKGGGAGGSIREAGGAMGKKQAAEEEMYFKRKEQEQLAALKQHHQEEIDHHKKEIERLQREIDRHKGKIRKLKHDD; encoded by the exons ATGTATTTACAGACAAGGGCAAAGCCAGGCGTTACCCCTGTCATTGTCATTTTGCCACCCAGTTTTGCTAACATGGCGAGGTTTTTGAGGCCTAACATCCGCGGTTTGTTTTCTTTACAGCAGAGAATGTCATCCGACCAG CTGGGTGAGCTGGGTAAAGGTGCTGGAAAAGGTGGCGGAGCTGGCGGGTCCATCCGAGAAGCAGGAGGAGCCATGGGAAAGAAACAAGCGGCTGAGGAGGAAATGTACTTTAA ACGCAAGGAGCAGGAGCAGCTGGCTGCACTGAAGCAACACCACCAGGAGGAAATCGACCACCACAAAAAGGAGATTGAACGTCTGCAGCGCGAGATTGACCGCCACAAGGGGAAGATCAGGAAGCTGAAGCACGACGACTAA
- the zmpste24 gene encoding CAAX prenyl protease 1 homolog, whose amino-acid sequence MFDIIYQLPVEKQIFYAVLGFSWTVYLWEAYLAHRQRKIYRSTRNVPQELGKIIDSETFEKSRLYQLDKSNFSFWSGLYSETEGTLVLLLGGIPFLWDVAGAGIKYFGFGPEYEITQSLVFLTLATLLTALTGLPWSLYNTFVIEEKHGFNQQTMGFFFMDAMKKFAVTQCILLPVTSLLLYIIKIGGDYFFIYAWLFTLAVSLILVTIYADYIAPLFDKFTPLPEGELKSAIEAMASSISFPLTKVYVVEGSKRSSHSNAYFYGFFKNKRIVLFDTLLEDFSPINKGDETKPAQPENDGDSSQLKSKPKHKKQGCNNQEILAVLGHELGHWKLGHTVKNIVISQINSFLCFFLFAVLIGRKELFVAFGFNDSQPTLIGLMIIFQFIFSPYNELLSFCLTVLSRRFEFQADAFARNMGKASDLYSSLIKLNKDNLGFPVADWLYSMWHYSHPPLLERLRALGNAKQD is encoded by the exons ATGTTCGACATTATATATCAGCTTCCGGTGGAAAAGCAGATATTTTATGCTGTTTTGGGCTTTTCGTGGACGGTATATCTATGGGAGGCCTATCTTGCACATAGACAG CGAAAGATATACAGGTCAACGAGAAATGTGCCACAAGAGCTGGGAAAGATAATCGATTCAGAAACATTTGAAAAGTCCCGACTCTATCAGCTGGATAAAAGTAACTTCAGCTTTTGGTCTGGCCTGTATTCAGAGACGGAAGGAACG CTGGTCCTGCTTTTGGGCGGCATTCCTTTTCTGTGGGATGTCGCCGGTGCAGGGATAAAATACTTTGGATTTGGCCCGGAGTATGAGATCACGCAGTCTCTTGTATTTTTGACCCTGGCCACCCTGCTCACGGCTTTGACTGGCCTTCCTTGGAGTTTGTACAACACGTTTGTCATTGAGGAGAAGCATGGCTTCAACCAGCAG ACGATGGGGTTCTTCTTCATGGACGCCATGAAGAAGTTTGCCGTGACTCAGTGTATCCTGTTGCCTGTGACTTCGCTGCTTCTCTACATTATCAAAATTGGAGGGGACTACTTCTTCATCTACGCCTGGCTCTTCACCCTGGCTGTTTCTCTG ATCCTCGTGACCATCTATGCTGACTACATCGCTCCCTTGTTTGATAAATTTACTCCTTTACCGGAAGGGGAGCTGAAGTCGGCCATTGAAGCCATGGCCAGCAGTATAAGTTTCCCACTCACAAAGGTTTACGTCGTCGAAG GTTCCAAACGGTCTTCACACAGCAATGCATACTTCTATGGGTTTTTCAAAAACAAACGCATTGTGCTGTTTGACACCTTGCTGGAGGACTTTTCTCCCATCAACAAGGGGGACGAGACAAAGCCCGCCCAACCAGAAAATGACGGCGATAGCAGCCAATTGAAGTCCAAGCCAAAG CACAAGAAACAAGGATGCAACAACCAAGAAATCCTTGCCGTTTTGGGACACGAGCTTGGTCACTGGAAACTTGGTCACACCGTCAAAAACATTGTCATCAGTCAG ATTAATTCCTTCCTTTGTTTCTTTCTATTTGCTGTCCTCATTGGACGAAAGGAGTTGTTTGTCGCATTTGGCTTCAATGACAGCCAGCCCACCTTAATTGGCTTGATGATAATCTTCCAGTTCATCTTTTCTCCATATAATGAG CTTCTGTCCTTCTGCCTGACAGTCCTGAGCCGCAGGTTCGAGTTCCAAGCGGACGCTTTTGCACGCAACATGGGCAAAGCTTCAGACCTCTACTCGTCTCTCATCAAGCTGAACAAGGATAACTTGGGCTTCCCCGTGGCCGACTGGTTGTACTCCATGTGGCACTACTCGCACCCGCCCCTGCTGGAGCGTCTCAGAGCGCTAGGCAATGCCAAGCAGGACTGA
- the rlf gene encoding zinc finger protein Rlf, with protein sequence MAERNVETQPEWSERGLDTAEDTLVAMETLLATLRAFEDGLRQQELSVASSSDYCDNFCQALMHYAGSRNSIDHGLPLLEVYCLSINCFAAARSHLTADSDRVTLVLKRLALSCFELFLSVPENEIPYEAWVQFHQSVQIAHDTLLQYGSTDLQALLQITGEGGAWSNSILAALLSGQSTIQQEVDNYICLEGEGFMEMRVKHLEKMGEVAKAVVLAKACTDCSAISNQTTFRHTYVSMLCQLLPNEEAIMEISRQDCKDVLEITSNLDSEGEENTGFILCTTFLTQQLQQPSLDCSWELILLWSKLQKKLDPSVLSFLERCLQLGAIAKTVQHLLFLIRIIQTEAAAVGTATSVELGVKALQLPQNDDMDSRIEICKIVSGLLMNDLEVRRACLLTEFILGPSQQVLNRLQELYQRPDQKYDQESGVIPNSLRCELLLVLKAHWPIDPEFWDWNTLKYHCFSLLGLKPKSEGNEEESEKPFLLQVNTEVPEHNPCLNGSLYPHKQHDQTPSQLVRGEAEVRRAKLCCRICKRSFTEAQIIHHSKRHVVDDKHPCPICLQRFRSRKELIPHLRQHIQSEAPHPNNNGNVTDDDIEPGEITIDPSLILYYESTRDPKVLQHIVQQAKSLKENKCEDKEHITFDYMNMHYRLQNREEYFCPGTGCSKVFKHSKYLYVHLKLDHKGDENVKHFYHMKEQREKCAFCRRHFVSAYHHHKHRKIHYGQLPYMCLVMGCGFRFGSSNELVLHKQIHGFQLNYQCELEGCLVNYSDLGQLYHHEAQHFRDAAFTCTSPSCKKFYFSKREFIEHLSTHSITFSEKDFEAQRKEKETLFKADLEKTALVSNPADTEENVNEDCQKTPVSCVTSVQPSVNETPKTVLTLVAMCFDGSKFTCGFEKCGMTFSRARDVQRHLKHAHPEHLKLENKDNKQDKERGPKPKKFKAAIESDNEEDDTQFFPPGSPGEDGNEWTTSSPPTTSLAKNDALKEILIGLSRLDLNSLSPQSVADKQIPPVQEASASIQYTLRDKQPVVLLSRTPTKPPKRDIETDNQDESFAIDKPYRCKIGQCDFRTARTYSLLRHSVSMHGQTIEQAKRMSSLKDTSFRPFKCRLCFKSHREKRALRIHYIRTHRLSTSSADKYCFGSAQIGKATLPNSNPKVKDEEPGSGDEEKNCKNRLNASSLSSSLTAKAAEGKKQEKDQRGDGEMEVLPHERKRRLVAKNNLCYFLDKFNKPFHCVAKNCDSAFSTQGGLVRHLQLIHHYKRSQLLLEQEAEHEPDVKTASGKKSPYPSSDEPKPQYTCQFANCNASYHLKSSLARHTRIAHSQASGLIKCKYQGCSKVFTHSDSMKKHILFRHCDYYDSLVVRLQSTHKKSVTGCQNKDVVNPVTPSLTDTPAPETQQATQSEEKKNNDETEKQDKLTVQNNHHFSTYVFRTHEEALQMCQDRCLRVAYPCMIQDCDSVLKYMYNLNRHYKGVHHMQTEYLQENVDRLFFTAERLEELIQMKSARTTVEGEGEAKSSGGCEMDNQPEAAESEKQDPEANLLSDKAETNGEALPDPLGFPEEEAPPAVKTNDILVGAEEVLYGEPSTDTQAEEESVAAIANVRKPMGKILNLEQIKPLLRPLTINLSPQCSVFFTREDSIQNASKDGEKMAEKSETSAPPTRQPLKRKNEISVPPTNGIEPQTLGSPPHSFDITSYKPVGFEASFLKFIQDTEPKDTKTLSAKRRDSFRRSCSVKENNQLGISLTRSRRSHPMIHKPSSVTRNISSVRNLKSILDKALAGCGDLAIKQLQYLRPVVVLGKPVCTAPLSKRFPTEPQNSKLLLGSKV encoded by the exons ATGGCGGAGAGGAACGTCGAGACACAACCAGAATGGAGCGAACGGGGCCTGGACACGGCCGAGGATACGCTGGTTGCAATGGAAACCCTGCTAGCCACACTTAGGGCCTTCGAAGACGGCCTCAGGCAACAAGAATTGTCCGTGGCGTCATCATCGGACTACTGTGACAACTTCTGCCAG GCACTTATGCATTATGCTGGAAGCAGGAACTCCATAGACCATGGTCTTCCGCTTCTCGAGGTCTACTGCCTATCAATAAACTGCTTTGCCGCCGCCCGCTCACACCTCACAGCAGACTCGGATAGAGTGACTCTGGTTTTGAAGAGGCTAGCCTT AAGCTGTTTTGAACTATTTCTGTCTGTTCCTGAAAATGAAATCCCCTATGAGGCCTGGGTTCaatttcaccaatctgttcag ATTGCACATGACACCTTGTTACAGTATGGAAGTACAGACCTTCAAGCTCTACTACAGATCACTGGAGAGGGAGGTGCATGGAGCAACTCCATCCTTGCTGCTCTCCTTTCAGGCCAGTCAACAATCCAGCAAGAAg TCGATAATTACATCTGCTTGGAGGGTGAGGGTTTTATGGAGATGCGAGTAAAACATCTGGAGAAGATGGGTGAGGTGGCCAAGGCTGTGGTGCTAGCAAAAGCTTGCACAGACTGCAGCGCGATCTCCAACCAAACAACTTTTCGACACACATATGTCTCTATGCTTTGCCAGCTGCTTCCAAATGAAGAAGCCATAATGGAG ATATCCAGGCAAGACTGCAAGGATGTCCTCGAGATAACCTCCAATTTGGATTCTGAGGGAGAGGAAAACACTGGCTTCATCTTGTGTACGACCTTCCTAAcacagcagcttcagcagcCCAGCCTCGACTGTTCTTG GGAGCTGATTCTCCTCTGGAGTAAACTTCAGAAAAAACTGGACCCCTCAGTTTTGTCTTTTCTTGAAAGATGCCTTCAGCTTGGTGCCATTGCCAAAACAGTGCAACATTTGCTATTCCTGATCCGTATCATTCAGACAGAG GCAGCAGCAGTGGGCACAGCTACCTCAGTGGAGCTTGGTGTCAAAGCGCTACAGCTTCCACAGAACGATGACATGGACAGCAGAATCGAGATCTGCAAAATCGTGTCAGGCCTCCTTATGAACGACCTAGAAGTGCGGCGCGCCTGCCTCCTCACAGAGTTCATACTGGGGCCCAGCCAGCAGGTTCTAAATCGCCTCCAGGAGCTTTACCAGCGACCAGATCAAAAATATGATCAGGAGAGTGGCGTTATACCCAACTCGCTACGCTGTGAACTACTGCTGGTGCTGAAGGCACACTGGCCTATTGACCCTGAATTTTGGGACTGGAACACACTCAAGTATCACTGCTTTTCCCTGCTCGGGTTGAAACCCAAGTCGGAAGGTAATGAGGAAGAGAGTGAGAAACCATTCCTGCTTCAAGTCAACACGGAAGTACCTGAGCACAATCCCTGTTTAAATGGAAGTCTTTATCCACACAAGCAGCATGATCAAACACCTTCTCAATTGGTTCGAGGGGAAGCAGAAGTAAGGAGAGCCAAGCTCTGTTGTCGCATTTGCAAAAGGTCCTTCACTGAGGCTCAAATCATACACCACTCCAAAAGACATGTCGTGGATGACAAACATCCCTGCCCCATTTGTTTGCAAAGGTTTAGGAGCCGTAAAGAGCTTATACCCCACTTAAGACAACACATCCAAAGCGAAGCCCCTCATCCCAACAATAATGGTAACGTCACGGATGATGACATCGAACCCGGTGAAATTACCATTGACCCTTCTTTAATTTTGTATTATGAATCCACGCGTGATCCCAAAGTCCTGCAGCATATTGTACAGCAAGCCAAGAGCCTCAAGGAAAACAAGTGTGAGGACAAAGAGCACATAACATTTGATTACATGAACATGCACTACAGGCTGCAGAACCGAGAGGAATATTTCTGTCCTGGAACTGGGTGTTCCAAGGTCTTCAAGCATTCCAAGTACTTGTATGTGCACTTAAAGTTGGACCATAAAGGCGACGAGAATGTCAAGCATTTTTATCACATGAAAGAGCAACGGGAGAAGTGTGCCTTCTGCCGGCGCCATTTTGTCTCTGCTTACCATCACCATAAACATCGAAAAATTCACTATGGTCAGCTACCATACATGTGCTTGGTGATGGGTTGTGGTTTCCGTTTTGGTTCTTCCAATGAGCTGGTCTTGCATAAACAGATCCATGGCTTTCAGCTAAACTACCAGTGTGAGCTTGAGGGATGCTTAGTCAATTACTCCGACCTGGGGCAACTTTATCACCACGAAGCACAACATTTCAGGGATGCTGCGTTCACCTGCACAAGCCCCTCGTGCAAaaagttttacttttccaaaagGGAATTCATAGAGCATCTCTCCACACACAGCATTACTTTCTCGGAAAAGGACTTTGAGGCtcaaaggaaagaaaaagagaCCCTTTTTAAGGCTGATTTGGAAAAAACGGCCCTTGTCAGTAATCCTGCTGATACAGAAGAGAATGTTAATGAAGATTGCCAAAAAACACCCGTGAGTTGCGTCACCTCCGTTCAACCATCTGTCAATGAAACGCCCAAAACAGTACTGACCTTGGTAGCAATGTGTTTTGATGGAAGTAAGTTCACTTGTGGATTTGAGAAGTGCGGTATGACTTTCTCCCGCGCGCGAGATGTCCAAAGGCACCTAAAACATGCCCACCCAGAACACCTTAAATTGGAGAACAAAGATAATAAACAGGACAAGGAGCGGGGTCCAAAACCCAAAAAATTCAAGGCTGCAATCGAGTCAGACAATGAGGAAGATGACACCCAGTTCTTTCCTCCGGGCTCACCCGGAGAAGATGGGAACGAATGGACAACTTCTTCCCCCCCTACAACAAGTCTTGCTAAAAATGATGCCCTTAAAGAAATTCTCATTGGGCTGAGTCGACTCGACCTCAATAGTTTGTCTCCGCAAAGTGTTGCAGATAAGCAGATCCCGCCTGTTCAAGAAGCAAGTGCATCCATTCAGTACACTCTTAGAGATAAACAACCTGTGGTTTTGCTTTCTAGAACCCCCACGAAGCCGCCAAAGCGAGATATAGAAACGGATAACCAAGATGAATCATTTGCCATTGATAAACCCTACAGATGCAAAATCGGACAGTGTGACTTCCGTACTGCACGGACCTATAGTTTGCTGCGCCACTCAGTTAGCATGCACGGCCAGACTATTGAACAAGCCAAACGGATGTCGTCTTTGAAGGACACTTCTTTTCGGCCCTTTAAGTGTCGTTTGTGTTTTAAAAGTCACAGGGAGAAAAGGGCCTTGAGAATCCACTACATTCGGACGCATCGACTCAGCACAAGTTCGGCGGATAAGTATTGTTTTGGATCTGCGCAGATTGGAAAGGCCACACTACCCAACTCGAACCCAAAGGTGAAGGACGAGGAACCCGGTTCAGGAGACgaggaaaaaaactgcaaaaatagACTCAATGCAAGTAGTTTATCATCCTCTTTAACTGCAAAGGCAGCGGAGGGGAAAAAGCAGGAAAAGGACCAAAGAGGAGACGGTGAGATGGAAGTCCTACCCCATGAGAGAAAGAGACGCTTGGTGGCCAAAAATAATCTCTGCTATTTTTTAGATAAATTCAATAAACCCTTTCACTGCGTTGCCAAAAACTGTGATTCCGCATTCTCTACCCAGGGAGGCCTTGTGCGCCACCTTCAACTCATACACCATTACAAACGCTCTCAACTCCTGTTGGAACAAGAAGCGGAACACGAACCCGACGTCAAAACCGCCAGTGGGAAGAAAAGTCCTTACCCGAGTTCCGATGAACCTAAACCCCAATATACGTGTCAATTTGCCAACTGCAATGCCTCCTACCATCTCAAAAGCAGCCTAGCACGCCACACCCGGATTGCGCACTCTCAGGCGTCAGGGTTAATTAAGTGCAAGTATCAGGGCTGCTCTAAAGTATTCACTCACAGTGACTCAATGAAAAAACACATCTTATTCCGACATTGCGATTACTACGACTCTTTGGTGGTACGGCTCCAGAGTACTCACAAAAAGTCAGTTACAGGCTGCCAAAACAAGGATGTGGTGAACCCGGTCACGCCCAGCTTAACTGACACGCCAGCACCTGAAACGCAACAAGCCACTCAGtcggaagagaaaaaaaacaatgacgagACGGAAAAACAGGACAAATTGACTGTTCAAAACAATCATCATTTCAGCACTTATGTTTTCAGAACGCACGAGGAGGCATTACAAATGTGCCAAGACCGTTGTTTGCGTGTAGCCTACCCTTGCATGATTCAAGACTGTGACTCTGTCCTCAAGTATATGTACAACTTAAACCGTCACTACAAAGGAGTTCACCACATGCAAACGGAGTATCTTCAAGAGAATGTCGACAGGCTCTTTTTCACCGCGGAGCGGCTAGAGGAGTTGATTCAGATGAAGTCGGCCAGGACAACGGTGGAAGGGGAAGGGGAAGCGAAGTCCAGTGGAGGTTGCGAAATGGATAATCAACCAGAGGCAGCAGAATCAGAGAAACAAGATCCAGAAGCTAATCTACTTTCTGACAAGGCGGAAACCAATGGGGAGGCTCTTCCAGATCCCCTGGGATTCCCCGAAGAAGAGGCACCGCCGGCTGTCAAGACAAATGATATTCTCGTCGGTGCCGAGGAAGTCTTGTATGGAGAACCTAGTACAGACACTCAAGCCGAGGAGGAGTCTGTTGCAGCAATTGCGAATGTACGCAAACCCATGGGCAAGATATTGAACTTGGAACAAATAAAACCCCTCCTTCGTCCTCTCACCATCAATCTCTCGCCACAGTGCTCGGTATTCTTTACAAGAGAGGACAGCATTCAGAATGCATCAAAAGATGGAGAGAAAATGGCGGAAAAGTCTGAAACATCGGCTCCACCAACGCGGCAACCTCTGAAGCGAAAGAATGAGATTTCTGTACCGCCCACAAATGGGATCGAGCCTCAGACTCTAGGTTCACCTCCACACAGTTTTGATATTACCTCATATAAGCCTGTTGGCTTTGAGGCTTCTTTCCTCAAATTTATACAAGACACTGAACCAAAAGACACAAAAACTCTTAGCGCCAAACGGCGCGACTCCTTCCGGCGCAGTTGTTCAGTTAAAGAAAATAATCAGCTCGGAATTTCACTCACGAGAAGCAGACGGAGTCATCCCATGATTCACAAACCCTCCAGCGTAACGAGGAATATTTCGTCCGTCCGAAACTTGAAGTCCATCTTAGACAAAGCCCTTGCTGGGTGTGGAGATCTGGCCATCAAGCAGCTTCAGTACCTCAGACCCGTGGTGGTTCTGGGTAAGCCGGTGTGCACGGCTCCCCTGTCAAAACGCTTCCCAACAGAGCCCCAAAACAGCAAACTGCTTCTGGGAAGCAAAGTTTAA
- the znf593 gene encoding zinc finger protein 593 isoform X2, which yields MSILPTKHVLIQYFSFQPSDSTMGKSKQIKNHNNGRKKNIAKTWKTKRRTKDLDEIHSDMKPEIAAKLLNQEVDLDVTGCAQHYCLHCARYFVDMKSLKDHFKTKVHKRRLKELREEPYTQAEAERAAGMGSYIPPKIVEVKTQPVEEDMC from the exons atgtcgatccTCCCAACTAAACATGTTCTAATTCAATATTTCTCCTTCCAGCCTAGCGATTCAACCATGGGGAAGtccaaacaaattaaaaaccaCAATAATGGCAGAAAGAAGAACATTGCAAAGACGTGGAAGACAAAACGAAGGACCAAAGACTTGGATGAGATCCATTCAGACATGAAGCCTGAAATTGCTGCCAAACTGCTTAATCAGGAGGTGGACTTGGATGTGACAGGATGTGCACAGCATTACTGTTTACACTGTGC GAGGTATTTTGTAGATATGAAATCCTTGAAAGACCATTTCAAGACTAAAGTCCACAAGAGACG GTTGAAAGAGCTTCGAGAGGAACCATACACCCAGGCAGAAGCAGAGAGAGCAGCTGGAATGGGCTCCTACATCCCCCCAAAGATCGTGGAGGTGAAGACGCAGCCTGTGGAAGAAGACATGTGCTAA
- the znf593 gene encoding zinc finger protein 593 isoform X1: MGKSKQIKNHNNGRKKNIAKTWKTKRRTKDLDEIHSDMKPEIAAKLLNQEVDLDVTGCAQHYCLHCARYFVDMKSLKDHFKTKVHKRRLKELREEPYTQAEAERAAGMGSYIPPKIVEVKTQPVEEDMC; the protein is encoded by the exons ATGGGGAAGtccaaacaaattaaaaaccaCAATAATGGCAGAAAGAAGAACATTGCAAAGACGTGGAAGACAAAACGAAGGACCAAAGACTTGGATGAGATCCATTCAGACATGAAGCCTGAAATTGCTGCCAAACTGCTTAATCAGGAGGTGGACTTGGATGTGACAGGATGTGCACAGCATTACTGTTTACACTGTGC GAGGTATTTTGTAGATATGAAATCCTTGAAAGACCATTTCAAGACTAAAGTCCACAAGAGACG GTTGAAAGAGCTTCGAGAGGAACCATACACCCAGGCAGAAGCAGAGAGAGCAGCTGGAATGGGCTCCTACATCCCCCCAAAGATCGTGGAGGTGAAGACGCAGCCTGTGGAAGAAGACATGTGCTAA
- the selenon gene encoding selenoprotein N yields the protein MAGDVHKNEIREGERRDGQKRQPTRGSGSWISTRACTLLLVFAVPLLAWGVKYHQENYLLKRHEESAQTLGAEGLFLFSSLDTNHDLYLSPEEFKPVVEKLTGITPPGEIEEEVIEDPDGETLTMKARMEPLLMESMTKSKDGFLGVSHSCLSGLRSWRNPAVPSSSFFASQFKVFLPPKNKQEVGDTWWVIPSELNIFSGYLPNNRYHPPTPKGKEVLIHSLLAMFHPRPFIKSRFAPQGTIACIRASNDFYYDIVFRIHAEFQLNTVPNFPFWFTPGQFAGNIVLSKDASHVRHFHLYVPSDKTLNVDMEWLYGASESSNMEVDIGYLPQLELQSTGPSTPSVIMDENGNIIDSRSGSTEPIRFVFEDIVWRAEIDRKEAQRLLEVVLYPFKQVSYLPFSKAFQRAEAEKKLVHSILLWGALDDQSCUGSGRTLRETVLESSPVLALLNQSFVSSWSLVKELENLQGDQQSPELSEKARLHLDKYTFPVEMMVALPNGTIVHHINANVFLDQTSMNPDEGEQQAGSTFSFPGGFEDPSTSTYIRFLKEGLERAKQYLA from the exons ATGGCGGGGGACGTTCATAAAAATGAGATCCGAGAGGGTGAGCGCCGCGACGGCCAGAAAAGACAGCCGACTCGGGGCTCCGGTTCCTGGATCTCAACACGGGCGTGCACCCTGCTTCTGGTTTTTGCTGTTCCCCTCTTGGCTTGGGGGGTCAAGTACCATCAAGAAAACTATCTTCTCAAGCGACAC GAGGAGAGTGCTCAAACTCTGGGTGCCGAGGGGCTTTTTCTCTTCTCTTCGCTAGACACGAACCATGACCTCTATCTCAGCCCAGAGGAGTTTAAACCGGTTGTGGAAAAACTCACAG GGATTACACCTCCAGGGGAAATTGAAGAGGAAGTGATAGAAGATCCAGATGGGGAAACCTTGACCATGAAAGCTAGAATGGAGCCTCTGCTCATGGAGTCCATGACAAAAAGCAAAGATGGGTTTCTTGGG GTTTCTCACAGCTGCCTGAGCGGGCTGCGCTCGTGGAGGAATCCAGCCGTGCCTTCTTCTTCCTTCTTCGCCAGCCAATTCAAGGTCTTCCTCCCGCCCAAGAACAAACAGGAGGTGGGAGACACCTGGTGGGTGATCCCCAGCGAGCTGAACATCTTCAGTGGGTACCTGCCCAACAACCGTTACCACCCACCCACGCCAAAGGGCAAAGAG GTCCTCATTCACTCGCTGCTGGCCATGTTTCACCCCCGACCCTTCATTAAGTCTCGCTTTGCACCTCAGGGCACCATCGCGTGCATACGTGCCAGTAACGACTTCTATTATGATATTGTGTTCAG GATTCATGCCGAGTTCCAGCTCAACACCGTCCCCAATTTCCCCTTCTGGTTCACCCCAGGCCAATTTGCAGGCAACATCGTTCTCTCTAAAGACGCCTCTCACGTGCGACACTTTCACCTCTACGTCCCCAGTGACAA AACTTTGAATGTAGACATGGAGTGGCTGTATGGTGCTAGCGAAAGCAGCAATATGGAAGTAGACATCGGGTACTTACCACAG TTGGAATTGCAATCCACTGGGCCTTCAACTCCGTCCGTCATCATGGACGAGAACGGCAACATCATCGACAGCCGATCCGGCAGCACCGAGCCGATCCGGTTCGTCTTTGAGGACATTGTCTGGCGCGCTGAAATCGATCGGAAAGAAGCCCAACGTCTTCTTGAAGTCGTCCTGTATCCCTTCAAACAG GTTTCCTACCTACCTTTTTCGAAGGCCTTCCAGCGAGCTGAGGCAGAGAAAAAGTTGGTGCATTCCATTTTACTTTGGGGAGCCCTTGATGACCAGTCCTGCTGAG GTTCTGGGCGAACTCTCCGGGAGACCGTCCTGGAAAGTTCGCCCGTTCTGGCTCTGCTCAACCAAAGCTTTGTGAGCAGCTGGTCTCTGGTAAAAGAGTTGGAAAACTTGCAG GGTGATCAGCAGAGTCCCGAGCTAAGTGAAAAGGCTCGCTTGCACCTTGACAAGTACACCTTTCCTGTGGAGATGATGGTTGCTCTGCCTAATGGAACCATT GTCCATCACATCAACGCAAACGTCTTCCTGGACCAGACGTCGATGAACCCTGACGAAGGCGAGCAGCAGGCGGGGTCCACTTTCAGCTTCCCTGGAGGGTTTGAAGACCCTTCCACGTCCACCTATATCCGTTTCCTGAAGGAGGGACTGGAGAGGGCTAAACAGTACCTGGcatag